A genomic window from Halorubrum trapanicum includes:
- a CDS encoding Dam family site-specific DNA-(adenine-N6)-methyltransferase produces MAEPILKWAGGKRQLLDELYARFPADFGRYHEPFVGGGAVFFDLEPARATVNDANPRLVNFYEQVRDRPDELLSRLAEFDDPESDPDPARPYAEETARGRDVDAYYYQQRARFNRRPYEGEFDPLEEAALLLYLNRTCYNGLYRENADGGFNVPIGRYTDPDWVQRDRVRRASDLLADTEIRNGDFAYVLDAAEPGDLVYFDPPYEPMSATANFNEYSASGFDREDQRRLLDVAGELDDSGVWVVLSNSGVMYDAYADAGFRVDREDATRAINSDADNRDAVDEIVATNVPPAERRTAGQRELPDF; encoded by the coding sequence ATGGCCGAGCCGATCCTGAAGTGGGCCGGCGGGAAGCGGCAGCTGCTCGACGAGCTGTACGCCCGGTTCCCTGCCGACTTCGGCCGCTACCACGAGCCGTTCGTCGGCGGCGGCGCCGTCTTCTTCGACCTCGAACCCGCCCGCGCGACGGTCAACGACGCGAACCCGCGGCTCGTGAACTTCTACGAGCAGGTCCGCGACCGCCCCGATGAGCTGCTCTCGCGGCTCGCCGAGTTCGACGACCCCGAGAGCGACCCCGACCCGGCCCGCCCGTACGCCGAGGAGACGGCGCGCGGCCGCGACGTGGACGCCTACTACTACCAGCAGCGCGCGCGGTTCAACCGCCGGCCGTACGAGGGGGAGTTCGACCCGCTGGAGGAGGCCGCCCTCCTCCTGTACCTCAACCGCACCTGCTACAACGGGCTCTACCGCGAGAACGCGGACGGCGGATTCAACGTCCCGATCGGCCGGTACACCGACCCCGACTGGGTCCAGCGCGACCGGGTCCGTCGCGCGAGCGACCTGCTCGCCGACACCGAGATCCGCAACGGCGACTTCGCGTACGTCCTTGACGCCGCCGAGCCCGGCGACCTCGTCTACTTCGACCCGCCCTACGAGCCGATGAGCGCGACCGCGAACTTCAACGAGTACAGCGCGTCGGGGTTCGACCGCGAGGACCAGCGCCGCCTGCTCGATGTCGCCGGCGAGCTCGACGACTCTGGGGTGTGGGTCGTCCTCTCGAACAGCGGCGTGATGTACGACGCGTACGCCGACGCGGGGTTCCGCGTCGACCGCGAGGACGCGACCCGCGCGATCAACAGCGACGCCGACAACCGCGACGCGGTCGACGAGATCGTCGCGACGAACGTCCCGCCGGCCGAGCGCCGAACGGCGGGCCAGCGGGAACTCCCCGACTTCTGA
- a CDS encoding universal stress protein encodes MTDLDIDLVLVPVDGSEESHEAVDYAIALASEYGASVHALYVLDEEVVRAIDHGVVDESEVADDSEAFTDSVARRAEAAGVPHSNSIAYGFSTSVKTVHPGSVVLDTAEELESDFIVVPREPVSGDPGEVLGKAAEYVLLYASQPVLSV; translated from the coding sequence ATGACCGATCTCGACATCGACCTCGTCCTCGTGCCCGTCGACGGCAGCGAGGAGTCGCACGAGGCGGTCGATTACGCCATCGCGCTCGCGAGCGAGTACGGCGCGAGCGTCCACGCGCTGTACGTCCTCGACGAGGAGGTCGTCCGCGCCATCGACCACGGCGTGGTCGACGAGAGCGAGGTGGCCGACGACTCCGAGGCGTTCACCGACTCCGTCGCGCGCCGCGCGGAGGCCGCCGGAGTCCCCCACAGCAACTCCATCGCGTACGGCTTCTCCACGTCGGTGAAGACGGTCCACCCGGGGAGCGTCGTCCTCGACACGGCCGAGGAGCTGGAATCCGACTTCATCGTCGTCCCGCGCGAGCCGGTCTCCGGCGACCCCGGCGAGGTGCTGGGGAAGGCCGCGGAGTACGTCCTCCTGTACGCGAGCCAGCCCGTCCTGTCCGTCTGA
- a CDS encoding DUF63 family protein has protein sequence MVGGLLPAGTTLPPLPHLLVVLLATGGVAAALRRRRPRVTARRVLALAPWMALGSAAHVLYVVDALPSSLAPFAGSPTVYLTVGVLAGAAWLAADAARPDRVAATLAAAGALCLLPVVAVALGAGLSPAGARWSAVAFALTLPIAGAAWVGLTRFRPEAAATGSVGALAVFGHALDGVSTAVGTTQLGFGERTPVSRILLEIGGLPSLPVIGEGWLFLLVKLAVASAVVWLFAAYVREEPTEGYLLLGFVAAMGLGPAAHNLLLFSVAA, from the coding sequence ATGGTCGGCGGCCTCCTCCCGGCTGGCACGACGCTTCCCCCCCTCCCCCACCTCCTCGTCGTCCTGCTCGCGACCGGCGGGGTCGCCGCCGCGCTCCGGCGCCGGCGACCGCGGGTCACCGCGCGGCGCGTGCTCGCGCTCGCCCCGTGGATGGCGCTCGGCTCCGCGGCTCACGTCCTCTACGTCGTCGACGCGCTTCCGTCCTCGCTCGCGCCGTTCGCCGGCTCGCCGACCGTCTACCTCACGGTCGGGGTGCTCGCGGGCGCGGCGTGGCTCGCCGCCGACGCCGCGCGCCCGGACCGCGTCGCGGCGACGCTCGCCGCCGCTGGCGCCCTCTGTCTCCTCCCCGTCGTCGCCGTCGCCCTCGGGGCCGGGCTCTCGCCGGCCGGTGCGCGCTGGTCGGCGGTCGCGTTCGCGCTCACCCTCCCGATCGCGGGCGCCGCCTGGGTCGGACTGACACGTTTCCGACCCGAGGCCGCGGCAACCGGGTCCGTCGGCGCCCTCGCGGTGTTCGGCCACGCGCTCGACGGCGTCTCGACCGCGGTCGGGACGACGCAGCTCGGCTTCGGCGAGCGCACCCCCGTCTCGCGGATCCTGCTCGAAATCGGCGGACTCCCGTCGCTCCCGGTGATCGGCGAGGGGTGGCTGTTCCTCCTCGTGAAGCTCGCCGTCGCGAGCGCAGTCGTGTGGCTGTTCGCGGCCTACGTCCGCGAGGAACCGACGGAGGGGTACCTCCTCCTCGGGTTCGTCGCCGCGATGGGGCTCGGCCCGGCGGCGCACAACCTGCTGCTGTTCTCCGTGGCGGCGTGA
- a CDS encoding DUF456 domain-containing protein, translating to MVSLAAGLAIALLVVWTASSFVPLVPGGVLAALTVVGYASTTGFAEPSLAVVVALVVVSLLASAADVASGMVSGRLGGASTRTVVLGTLVGIALLIPLGPIGIVVGLGGTVFLAALDEHDGDTREAARQAAYAMVGALASAFVQAVLLAGVTVAFALAVL from the coding sequence ATGGTCTCTCTCGCGGCCGGACTGGCGATCGCGCTGCTCGTCGTCTGGACGGCCAGCTCGTTCGTCCCGCTGGTGCCGGGCGGCGTCCTCGCGGCGCTGACCGTCGTCGGCTACGCGTCCACCACCGGGTTCGCGGAACCGAGCCTCGCCGTGGTGGTCGCGCTCGTCGTCGTCTCGCTGCTGGCCTCCGCCGCGGACGTCGCGTCGGGGATGGTCTCCGGGAGGCTCGGCGGCGCGTCGACCCGAACCGTCGTCCTCGGGACGCTGGTGGGGATCGCCCTCCTGATCCCGCTCGGGCCGATCGGGATCGTCGTCGGACTGGGCGGCACCGTCTTCCTCGCCGCCCTCGACGAGCACGACGGCGACACGCGCGAGGCCGCTCGGCAGGCGGCCTACGCGATGGTCGGCGCCCTCGCCAGCGCGTTCGTCCAGGCCGTCCTGCTTGCCGGCGTCACGGTCGCGTTCGCGCTGGCGGTCCTGTGA
- a CDS encoding DUF2150 family protein: protein MTDDDAVETFYTDERWQNWLDRLAEEDIDPENEDSARLLLNLQDDAAIAVVKVLAAFDDGRIDEDRAVEEVRDIREIVLDDVEFDDEDKVMLIDGVQTSLVPVFYAAEEYVVGGVVEGDVSEFVRAAAEAEEDDDLDAALGYVVQAGTRVIDGEALDIELVEDLEYGLVSEWVNGLDSLQSAIEDPEVVEEED, encoded by the coding sequence ATGACCGACGACGACGCCGTTGAAACGTTCTATACCGACGAACGCTGGCAGAACTGGCTCGACAGGCTGGCCGAAGAGGATATCGACCCCGAGAACGAGGACTCCGCGCGGCTCCTCTTAAACCTCCAGGACGACGCCGCGATCGCCGTGGTGAAGGTGCTGGCCGCGTTCGACGACGGCCGCATCGACGAGGACCGCGCCGTCGAGGAGGTCCGCGACATCCGCGAGATCGTCCTCGACGACGTCGAGTTCGACGACGAGGACAAGGTGATGCTGATCGACGGCGTCCAGACCTCGCTCGTCCCCGTCTTCTACGCGGCCGAGGAGTACGTCGTCGGCGGCGTCGTCGAGGGCGACGTGAGCGAGTTCGTGCGCGCGGCCGCCGAGGCCGAGGAGGACGACGACCTCGACGCCGCGCTCGGCTACGTCGTTCAGGCCGGCACGCGCGTCATCGACGGCGAGGCGCTCGACATCGAGCTCGTCGAGGACCTCGAATACGGGCTCGTCTCCGAGTGGGTCAACGGGCTCGACTCCCTCCAATCGGCCATCGAGGACCCGGAAGTCGTCGAAGAAGAGGACTAA
- a CDS encoding TatD family hydrolase, with product MTEDLGTPVLDNHLHLDPRHGRGIEAVEEFARLGGTHLLVVNKPSWLLGVEPDEPADFRAVFEETLETVASATEALPGRAWPVLGVHPGLISRLVDERGFSPEGARDLMRGGLAVASEYVADGEALALKSGRPHYDVSDAVWEASNAVTRRAFELGAEVDCAVQLHTEATEDLTDLAAVAEAVGLDPAKVVKHYAAGELAGVTPSVMSDKERLERAAESGEPFLMETDFVDDPDRPGMVLGPKTVPRRVRWLLDEGHDEAVRRAHVETPRAVYGIDTEATLEREP from the coding sequence ATGACCGAGGACCTCGGCACGCCGGTGCTGGACAATCACCTCCACCTCGACCCTCGGCACGGCCGCGGGATCGAGGCCGTCGAGGAGTTCGCGCGGCTCGGCGGCACCCACCTGCTCGTGGTGAACAAGCCCTCGTGGCTGCTCGGCGTCGAGCCGGACGAGCCGGCCGACTTCCGGGCCGTCTTCGAGGAGACGCTGGAGACGGTCGCGTCGGCGACCGAGGCGCTACCGGGGCGCGCCTGGCCCGTCCTCGGCGTCCACCCCGGGCTGATCAGCCGGCTCGTCGACGAGCGCGGCTTCTCGCCGGAGGGCGCCCGCGACCTCATGCGCGGCGGGCTGGCGGTCGCGAGCGAGTACGTCGCCGACGGCGAGGCGCTCGCGCTGAAGTCGGGGCGCCCGCACTACGACGTGAGCGACGCGGTCTGGGAGGCGTCGAACGCGGTCACGCGGCGCGCGTTCGAGCTGGGCGCCGAGGTCGACTGCGCCGTCCAGCTCCACACCGAGGCCACGGAGGACCTGACCGACCTCGCCGCCGTCGCCGAGGCGGTCGGCCTCGACCCCGCGAAGGTCGTCAAACACTACGCGGCCGGCGAACTCGCGGGCGTCACCCCGAGCGTGATGAGCGACAAGGAGCGGCTGGAGCGGGCCGCCGAGTCGGGCGAGCCGTTCCTGATGGAGACGGACTTCGTCGACGACCCGGACCGCCCGGGGATGGTGCTGGGCCCGAAGACCGTCCCCCGGCGGGTGCGCTGGCTGCTGGATGAGGGGCACGACGAGGCGGTCCGGCGGGCGCACGTCGAGACCCCCCGCGCCGTGTACGGAATCGACACCGAGGCGACGCTGGAGAGAGAGCCCTGA
- a CDS encoding ring-cleaving dioxygenase produces MTDESDSAGAGTEDGPTPTPGIHHVTCVAGDPQRNLDFWVETLGLRLVKRSINQDDPGTYHFFYGDAEGTPGTSMTFFPWTDLPDGDVGAGQVSRTAFRVPEGSLDYWEARFDERGVDHDDREERFGETVLPFRDPDGLPVELIEVEVPDDDPTTAWTAFVPESAAIRGFHSVTLWLDDAERTERLLRTMGLEAEATERDAATGTDRTRFAATGPVGKYVDVVETDRKGSSGRGTVHHVAFQTPTDADQSAMRDAVASMGLRPTEQIDRHWFRSVYFREFAGVLFELATSDPGYASDEPLDELGERLVLPGRFEDRRDEIESGLADVTVPRSDAAFAANRAD; encoded by the coding sequence ATGACAGACGAATCCGACTCCGCAGGCGCCGGAACCGAGGACGGACCGACCCCCACCCCCGGGATCCACCACGTGACCTGCGTCGCGGGCGACCCGCAGCGCAACCTCGACTTCTGGGTCGAGACGCTCGGCCTCCGCCTCGTGAAGCGCTCGATCAACCAGGACGACCCCGGAACGTACCACTTCTTCTACGGCGACGCGGAGGGCACGCCCGGCACCAGCATGACATTCTTCCCGTGGACGGACCTGCCGGACGGCGATGTCGGCGCCGGCCAGGTCTCCCGGACCGCGTTCCGCGTGCCCGAGGGGAGCCTCGACTACTGGGAGGCGCGGTTCGACGAGCGCGGCGTCGACCACGACGACCGCGAGGAGCGCTTCGGCGAGACGGTCCTTCCCTTCCGCGACCCCGACGGGCTCCCCGTCGAGCTGATCGAAGTCGAGGTCCCCGACGACGACCCGACGACGGCGTGGACCGCGTTCGTCCCCGAGTCGGCCGCGATCCGCGGGTTCCACTCCGTGACGCTGTGGCTCGACGACGCCGAGCGCACCGAGCGACTCCTCCGCACGATGGGGCTGGAGGCCGAGGCGACCGAGCGGGACGCCGCGACCGGGACCGACCGAACGCGCTTCGCCGCGACCGGCCCCGTCGGGAAGTACGTCGACGTGGTCGAGACGGACCGGAAGGGAAGTTCGGGCCGCGGCACGGTCCACCACGTCGCGTTCCAGACGCCGACCGACGCCGACCAGTCGGCGATGCGCGACGCGGTCGCGTCGATGGGCCTCCGCCCGACCGAACAGATCGACCGTCACTGGTTCCGCTCGGTCTACTTCCGGGAGTTCGCGGGCGTCCTCTTCGAGCTCGCCACGTCGGACCCGGGGTACGCGAGCGACGAACCGCTCGACGAACTCGGGGAGCGGCTGGTGTTGCCCGGACGGTTCGAGGACCGCCGCGACGAGATCGAGTCCGGCCTCGCCGACGTGACGGTGCCGCGGTCTGACGCGGCGTTCGCGGCGAACCGCGCGGACTGA
- a CDS encoding cupin domain-containing protein, translating to MEKVSLADAFDSFDETWSPRLAGELNGQAVKLAKADGEFVWHQHEDADELFLVNAGRLRIEFREEADAVLEEGEFAIVPRGTEHRPVAEPEAEILLFEPSETRNTGDVETDETVTDLERLD from the coding sequence ATGGAGAAGGTGTCCCTCGCCGACGCGTTCGACTCGTTCGACGAGACGTGGTCGCCGCGGCTCGCCGGCGAGCTCAACGGGCAGGCGGTGAAGCTCGCGAAGGCGGACGGCGAGTTCGTCTGGCATCAGCACGAAGACGCCGACGAGCTGTTCCTCGTCAACGCGGGACGGCTCCGGATCGAGTTCCGCGAGGAGGCGGACGCGGTGCTGGAGGAAGGCGAGTTCGCGATCGTCCCGCGCGGGACCGAACACCGGCCCGTCGCCGAGCCCGAGGCAGAGATACTCCTCTTCGAGCCGAGCGAGACGCGCAACACGGGCGACGTCGAGACCGACGAGACCGTGACCGACTTGGAACGCCTCGACTGA
- a CDS encoding penicillin acylase family protein, which translates to MTRDTTRRAVLASVLAAGSAGLAASDAADLLDSFAPLSGEAWDAADRSLPETVESPHGPAAVARDEFGVPQVEADAEPAAYFAVGYCQAFDRLFAMDLQRRAMRGRLSEVVGEATLDSDEFNVAMGFSDAAEATWDVVAETRAGPLVEAFSDGVNRAMEDLPLPLEFELIGYEPEPWSPVDSMLMEKQISWTLTGGFGELRRALVAERLGAERAETLFPKRYDHEETILDGTETRLDGATGDAADAGGRRWDRSATGSAEPVDPALTDWLSGFESPTGVGSNSWVVSGEHTESGTPILAYDPHLSLQAPPLWYEQSVETPERSVRGATFSGVPFVIAGANDRGAWSFTNLGADVLDCYRYEIDDAGDRYRYDGEWRDFETDERETIPVAGGEDRELRVRRTVHGPLIEREGRTVGVAWTGHTATRTTAAIEAYGRSEGVDDLLEATRDFDLPTQNLVYADADGRTLYYATGRLPIRRIDGEVVDGDRIFDGSAGEGEWTGFEPFGESSWEGFVPFAEKPHAIDPDVLSTANQRPIDDPAHYVGVDYAAPYRGARIAERLAERVDEGEPTDPDFHRALQSDVRDGRAAELVPELVEAVRDRHGFDSDVIRAANDLDEWDYRMRRDSGAALIFARYLPKFRERVFGPAFSDADLGESYYPSDWTLARLPADDPLFDGRPRGALAVAALLDALDEIDEAGWDRYGDYNTTRAMTHPLGGEAPFLNYAELPADGSPATVKNYRVESSVGSSWRMAVRPGTDATAVLPGGNSGDYFSEHYDDQLRRWLDNDQRPMPLGAGGEPAVRFEPSTEGSQ; encoded by the coding sequence GTGACGCGCGACACCACGCGCCGCGCGGTCCTCGCGAGCGTCCTCGCGGCCGGCAGCGCCGGGCTGGCGGCGAGCGACGCGGCCGACCTCCTCGACTCGTTCGCCCCGCTGTCGGGCGAGGCGTGGGACGCCGCGGACCGGTCGCTCCCCGAGACCGTCGAGAGCCCGCACGGTCCCGCAGCCGTCGCCCGAGACGAGTTCGGCGTCCCGCAGGTCGAGGCGGACGCGGAGCCGGCAGCGTACTTCGCGGTCGGCTACTGCCAGGCGTTCGACCGGCTGTTCGCGATGGACCTCCAGCGCCGCGCCATGCGCGGCCGGCTCTCCGAGGTCGTCGGGGAGGCGACCCTCGACAGCGACGAGTTCAACGTCGCGATGGGGTTTTCGGACGCCGCCGAGGCCACCTGGGACGTCGTCGCCGAGACGCGCGCCGGTCCGCTCGTGGAGGCGTTCAGCGACGGGGTCAACAGGGCGATGGAGGACCTCCCGCTCCCGCTGGAGTTCGAGCTGATCGGCTACGAGCCCGAGCCGTGGAGCCCCGTCGACTCGATGCTGATGGAGAAGCAGATCTCGTGGACGCTCACCGGGGGCTTCGGCGAACTGCGGCGCGCGCTCGTCGCCGAGCGCCTCGGCGCGGAGCGCGCAGAAACGCTGTTCCCGAAGCGGTACGACCACGAGGAGACGATCCTCGACGGGACGGAGACGCGGCTGGACGGGGCGACGGGAGACGCGGCCGACGCGGGCGGCCGCCGATGGGACCGGTCAGCGACGGGGTCGGCGGAGCCCGTCGACCCCGCCCTGACCGACTGGCTCTCCGGCTTCGAGTCGCCGACCGGCGTCGGCTCGAACAGCTGGGTCGTCTCCGGCGAGCACACCGAGAGCGGGACCCCGATCCTCGCGTACGACCCGCACCTCTCCTTACAGGCGCCGCCGCTGTGGTACGAGCAGTCGGTGGAGACGCCCGAGCGGTCGGTGCGGGGCGCGACGTTCTCCGGCGTCCCGTTCGTCATCGCGGGCGCGAACGACCGCGGCGCGTGGTCGTTCACCAACCTCGGCGCCGACGTACTCGACTGCTACCGGTACGAGATCGACGACGCGGGCGACCGCTACCGGTACGACGGCGAGTGGCGCGACTTCGAGACCGACGAGCGCGAGACGATCCCGGTCGCCGGCGGCGAGGACCGCGAGCTCCGGGTCCGACGGACCGTCCACGGCCCGCTGATCGAACGGGAGGGGCGGACGGTCGGCGTCGCGTGGACCGGTCACACCGCGACGCGTACCACGGCCGCCATCGAGGCGTACGGGCGAAGCGAGGGGGTCGACGACCTGCTGGAGGCGACCCGCGACTTCGATCTTCCGACGCAGAACCTCGTGTACGCGGACGCCGACGGCCGGACGCTCTACTACGCGACCGGCCGGCTGCCGATCCGGCGGATCGACGGCGAGGTCGTCGACGGCGACCGGATCTTCGACGGCTCCGCGGGCGAGGGGGAGTGGACGGGGTTCGAGCCGTTCGGCGAGTCCTCGTGGGAGGGGTTCGTCCCGTTCGCGGAGAAGCCGCACGCGATCGACCCCGACGTCCTCTCGACGGCCAACCAGCGCCCGATCGACGACCCGGCCCACTACGTCGGCGTCGACTACGCGGCGCCGTACCGCGGCGCGCGGATCGCGGAGCGGCTGGCCGAGCGAGTCGATGAGGGTGAGCCGACCGATCCCGACTTCCACCGCGCGCTCCAGAGCGACGTGCGCGACGGCCGCGCGGCCGAGCTCGTCCCCGAGCTGGTCGAGGCGGTCCGCGACCGGCACGGCTTCGACTCGGACGTGATCCGCGCCGCCAACGACCTCGACGAGTGGGACTACCGGATGCGACGCGACTCCGGCGCCGCGCTGATCTTCGCCCGGTATCTCCCGAAGTTCCGCGAGCGCGTCTTCGGCCCCGCGTTCTCCGACGCCGACCTCGGCGAGTCCTACTACCCGAGCGACTGGACGCTCGCGCGGCTCCCCGCCGACGACCCGCTGTTCGACGGACGCCCCCGGGGTGCCCTCGCGGTCGCCGCCCTCCTCGACGCGCTCGACGAGATCGACGAGGCGGGGTGGGACCGATACGGCGACTACAACACCACCCGCGCGATGACGCACCCGCTCGGCGGCGAGGCGCCGTTCCTGAACTACGCGGAGCTGCCGGCCGACGGCTCGCCCGCGACGGTGAAGAACTACCGCGTCGAGTCGTCGGTCGGGTCGAGCTGGCGGATGGCCGTGCGACCGGGGACCGACGCGACCGCGGTCCTGCCGGGCGGGAACTCCGGCGACTACTTCTCGGAGCACTACGACGACCAGCTCCGGCGCTGGCTCGACAACGACCAGCGCCCGATGCCACTCGGGGCCGGCGGCGAGCCGGCGGTGCGGTTCGAGCCGTCGACGGAGGGGTCTCAATGA
- a CDS encoding molybdopterin-binding protein has translation MEVALITVGDELLSGDTVNTNANWLAAELSERGVAVSRILSIPDDRAEIADRVREYAVDSDAVIVTGGIGSTPDDVTMEAVADAFDRELAPTDLTRESVERRLAAIRERVPDREFDVDVAAEAAVPERSRPLVTEAGLAPGCVVENVYVMPGIPDELKATFGAVAGEFGGDRRSRFLYTVEPESNIIDALAEATDRFDVAVGCYPDREADHNRLKVTATDDDALDRAAAWLLDRANASETPVSRDW, from the coding sequence ATGGAGGTCGCGCTGATCACGGTCGGGGACGAACTGCTCTCGGGCGACACGGTGAACACGAACGCGAACTGGCTCGCCGCGGAGCTGAGCGAGCGCGGCGTCGCCGTGTCGCGGATCCTCTCGATCCCGGATGACCGCGCCGAGATCGCCGACCGGGTCCGGGAGTACGCGGTCGACTCCGACGCCGTGATCGTCACGGGCGGGATCGGCAGCACTCCGGACGACGTGACGATGGAGGCAGTCGCGGACGCGTTCGACCGCGAGCTGGCCCCGACCGACCTCACGCGCGAGTCGGTTGAGCGGCGGCTGGCCGCGATCCGCGAGCGCGTCCCCGACCGCGAGTTCGACGTCGACGTCGCGGCCGAGGCGGCGGTCCCCGAGAGGAGCCGCCCGCTGGTGACCGAGGCGGGACTCGCGCCGGGCTGCGTCGTCGAGAACGTGTACGTCATGCCCGGGATCCCCGACGAGCTGAAGGCGACGTTCGGGGCGGTCGCCGGCGAGTTCGGGGGCGACCGGCGCTCGCGGTTCCTCTACACCGTCGAGCCGGAGTCGAACATCATCGACGCCTTAGCGGAGGCGACGGACAGGTTCGACGTGGCTGTCGGCTGCTACCCCGACCGCGAGGCGGACCACAACCGGCTGAAGGTGACCGCGACCGACGACGACGCGCTCGACCGGGCCGCGGCGTGGCTGCTAGATCGCGCGAACGCCAGCGAGACGCCGGTCTCGCGGGACTGGTGA
- a CDS encoding DsrE family protein — protein MAKAAIVILAGNESHADYGRLANALEAAKEFAENDDDELELIFDGAGTQWIPELEDEESDYHELYQAVRDDAAVCDFCSGAFGVEDAVADSGLVTLDEYDGHPSIRSLVDDDYEIITF, from the coding sequence ATGGCAAAAGCAGCAATCGTGATCCTCGCCGGTAACGAGTCGCACGCCGACTACGGTCGCCTCGCGAACGCGCTCGAAGCGGCGAAGGAGTTCGCGGAGAACGACGACGACGAGCTGGAACTGATTTTCGACGGCGCCGGGACGCAGTGGATCCCGGAGCTCGAAGACGAGGAGAGCGACTACCACGAGCTCTACCAGGCGGTCCGCGACGACGCCGCGGTCTGTGACTTCTGTTCCGGCGCGTTCGGCGTCGAGGACGCCGTCGCCGACTCCGGGCTCGTCACGCTCGACGAGTACGACGGCCACCCGAGCATCCGCTCGCTCGTCGACGACGACTACGAGATCATCACGTTCTGA
- a CDS encoding desampylase, with translation MIELTRAAYDEVVYRAYEGGEAEICGVLAGEHGDDGEPSVVTETYAAENVAETPEIRYLIDPEEQLELIETVEDAGLDVVGFYHSHPTGPPHPSETDAARATWPGHSYVICALDGYPFVGSWRWRDEEEAFEQETVSVRSER, from the coding sequence ATGATCGAGCTCACGCGGGCGGCGTACGACGAGGTCGTGTACCGGGCGTACGAGGGCGGCGAGGCGGAGATCTGCGGCGTGCTCGCCGGCGAACACGGCGACGACGGCGAGCCGAGCGTCGTCACGGAGACGTACGCGGCGGAGAACGTCGCGGAGACGCCGGAGATCCGGTACCTGATCGACCCCGAGGAGCAGTTGGAGCTGATCGAGACCGTCGAGGACGCCGGTCTCGACGTGGTCGGCTTCTACCACTCGCACCCGACCGGGCCGCCGCACCCGAGCGAGACGGACGCCGCGCGGGCGACGTGGCCGGGCCACTCGTACGTCATCTGCGCGCTCGACGGCTACCCGTTCGTCGGGTCGTGGCGCTGGCGCGACGAGGAGGAGGCGTTCGAACAGGAGACGGTCAGCGTGCGGAGCGAGCGATAG